One part of the Calypte anna isolate BGI_N300 chromosome 14, bCalAnn1_v1.p, whole genome shotgun sequence genome encodes these proteins:
- the TEX47 gene encoding testis-expressed protein 47 isoform X1 yields the protein MAGEAVGRGGSVPPEPERQNPQSEKQNPQSEKQNPQSERQNLLSKRRERRQHRSEGRFPLHRLLVLARPGEGAAAVAGYHRELFEKALEDHWREQVSGLLLVCSSYICHVVESCSSTIHLLIQDLASFQNQGHSALLQEIKVLVVAHDIPSRLFPDWYVAAGTSPPRCPPGSTQPQSAPELAAECLDLLLKLAASVQSSEDDSQETNESVHTIAPELLIPTETINSLVNAGECVSPEDFLRVYLSPSQPVLDSETVWPVPSHFSP from the exons ATGGCGGGGGAGGCGGTGGGACGGGGAGGGTCGGTCCCGCCGGAGCCCGAGCGGCAGAACCCGCAGTCCGAAAAGCAGAACCCGCAGTCCGAGAAGCAGAACCCCCAGTCCGAGCGGCAGAACCTGCTGTCCAAGAGGCGGGAGCGGCGGCAGCACCGGTCGGAG GGCCGGTTCCCGCTCCAcaggctgctggtgctggccCGGCCGGGCGAGGGGGCAGCGGCGGTGGCAG GTTATCACAGAGAGTTGTTTGAAAAGGCATTAGAAGACCACTGGAGAGAACAAGTTTCAGGACTGCTGCTTGTCTGCTCCAGCTACATTTGTCATGTAGTAGAG TCCTGCAGTAGCACAATCCATCTCCTCATCCAAGATTTAGCTTCTTTCCAAAATCAAGGTCACAG TGCTTTGCTCCAGGAAATTAAAGTTTTAGTGGTGGCCCACGACATCCCCAGCAGACTCTTCCCAGACTGGTACGTGGCAGCAGGGACATCCCCCCCAAGGTGTCCTCCAGGCTCCACACAGCCCCAGTCTGCCCCAGAACTGGCTGCAGAGTGCCTCGACCTCCTGCTCAAGCTGGCTGCCTCTGTTCAGAGTTCTGAG GATGACAGCCAGGAGACCAATGAGAGTGTTCACACCATTGCACCTGAGCTGCTAATCCCAACAGAGACAATTAACTCTTTGGTTAATGCTGGTGAATGTGTAAGCCCAGAAGATTTTCTGAGAGTTTATTTAAGTCCTTCACAGCCTGTCCTGGATTCAG